Proteins encoded by one window of Luteimonas yindakuii:
- a CDS encoding DNA-deoxyinosine glycosylase, with amino-acid sequence MSATRLAGLPAVARGDARILVLGSMPGTASLAAQRYYAHPRNAFSPIMGALAGAAPELPYPQRLARLAGAGIALWDVLAHCERAGSLDARIEPGSIVVNDFDAFFAAHPHVALVAFNGGTAARVFARHAANALRPGTATVTLPSTSPAYAAMPLAGKLAAWRAALEPLVRSRYGSA; translated from the coding sequence ATGAGCGCGACGCGGCTTGCCGGGTTGCCTGCAGTGGCCCGCGGCGATGCACGCATCCTGGTCCTGGGCAGCATGCCCGGCACGGCTTCGCTTGCCGCGCAGCGCTATTACGCGCATCCACGCAATGCGTTCTCGCCGATCATGGGCGCGCTCGCCGGGGCCGCGCCGGAACTGCCCTACCCGCAACGCCTGGCACGGCTGGCCGGTGCCGGCATCGCGCTGTGGGATGTGCTTGCGCACTGCGAGCGCGCCGGCAGCCTCGACGCGCGGATCGAGCCCGGCAGCATCGTGGTCAACGACTTCGACGCGTTCTTCGCAGCGCATCCGCATGTCGCGCTGGTTGCATTCAACGGCGGTACCGCGGCGCGCGTGTTTGCACGGCATGCCGCAAACGCGCTGCGTCCCGGCACTGCCACGGTCACCCTGCCCTCGACCAGCCCGGCCTACGCCGCCATGCCGTTGGCGGGCAAGCTGGCTGCATGGCGGGCGGCGCTCGAGCCGCTTGTGCGTTCGCGATACGGGTCCGCTTGA
- a CDS encoding DUF1272 domain-containing protein: MLQLRPNCECCNKDLPPDTEAMICTFECTFCPECAAGVLANACPNCGGNFSQRPVRPSHLLARYPASTERVLKVGGCAAA, from the coding sequence ATGTTGCAGCTTCGTCCAAACTGCGAGTGCTGTAACAAGGATCTGCCTCCGGATACCGAGGCGATGATCTGTACCTTCGAGTGCACGTTCTGCCCGGAGTGTGCGGCGGGAGTCCTGGCGAATGCGTGCCCGAACTGCGGCGGCAATTTTTCACAGCGCCCGGTTCGTCCGAGTCATTTGTTGGCCAGGTACCCCGCTTCAACAGAGCGTGTCTTGAAGGTTGGTGGTTGTGCAGCGGCCTAA
- a CDS encoding VOC family protein — MQQTIAHISLLVRDYDEAIGFYVGTLGFELIEDSPRPEAGKRWVVVAPPGGSGASILLARAVGPEQLAAVGNQTGGRVFLFLQTDDFWRDYARFRAAGVNFVRPPAEEVYGTVAVFRDVYGNLWDLLQYNGSVPYRLRAV, encoded by the coding sequence GTGCAACAGACAATCGCCCACATCTCGCTCCTGGTCCGTGACTACGACGAGGCCATCGGGTTCTACGTTGGCACGCTCGGGTTCGAACTGATCGAGGACTCGCCGCGGCCGGAGGCGGGCAAGCGCTGGGTGGTCGTCGCACCGCCCGGCGGCTCGGGTGCATCAATTCTCCTGGCACGAGCCGTGGGCCCCGAGCAGCTCGCGGCAGTCGGCAACCAGACCGGCGGCCGGGTCTTCCTGTTCCTCCAGACAGACGACTTCTGGCGCGACTACGCACGATTTCGCGCCGCCGGCGTCAACTTCGTTCGGCCGCCCGCCGAGGAGGTGTACGGAACCGTGGCTGTGTTCCGCGACGTGTACGGCAATCTCTGGGACCTGCTGCAGTACAACGGGTCGGTCCCGTATCGTCTCCGGGCCGTCTGA
- a CDS encoding VOC family protein translates to MQHLWTIIGVTDVTRSFAWYQSLLGHPATQPAHDYFGQIVDTDGTVLLCLHRWGDHEHPSLASPDHAKPGNGLLLFFRVDDFDQALGRARGLVAALEEEPGINPNTGTKEFALRDPDGYYVMISSLSAA, encoded by the coding sequence ATGCAGCACTTGTGGACGATCATTGGCGTCACGGACGTTACCCGCAGCTTCGCGTGGTATCAGTCGCTTCTGGGGCACCCTGCCACGCAGCCGGCCCATGACTATTTCGGCCAGATCGTCGACACGGATGGAACGGTACTGCTTTGCCTCCATCGCTGGGGCGACCACGAGCATCCATCCCTTGCGAGCCCGGATCATGCAAAGCCGGGCAATGGGCTACTTCTCTTCTTCCGCGTCGATGACTTCGACCAGGCGCTGGGTCGCGCACGTGGCCTTGTCGCCGCGCTTGAAGAGGAGCCTGGTATCAATCCAAACACGGGCACCAAGGAGTTCGCACTGCGTGATCCTGACGGCTACTACGTCATGATCAGTTCGCTGTCTGCGGCCTGA
- a CDS encoding pirin family protein — protein sequence MSTIDPIRYARVAGRLRGMPTSDGAGVRLTRVIGSPQLPDLDPFLLLDEFGTDRPEDYIAGFPEHPHRGFETVTYMLDGRMRHRDNKGHEGLLVPGGVQWMTAGSGLVHSEMPEQEAGRMRGFQLWVNLPAKDKMAAPRYQEFGPERIPVVHPAEGIEVKVIAGQVGDVTGPIAQPATDPLYLDVLLDTGREWTHLLPDGHNAFVYVYEGALRVGEGEDARLLAAQELAVLGGGDVLRMHADAATRAIVVAGRPLREPVARHGPFVMNTREELMQAFVDFQEGRF from the coding sequence ATGAGCACCATCGACCCGATCCGCTACGCCCGTGTTGCCGGCCGGCTGCGCGGCATGCCCACCTCGGACGGTGCCGGCGTGCGCCTGACCCGGGTGATCGGCAGCCCGCAGCTGCCCGACCTCGATCCGTTCCTGCTGCTCGACGAGTTCGGCACCGATCGCCCCGAGGACTACATCGCCGGCTTCCCGGAGCATCCGCACCGCGGCTTCGAAACCGTCACCTACATGCTCGACGGCCGCATGCGCCATCGCGACAACAAGGGCCATGAAGGCCTGCTCGTGCCCGGTGGCGTGCAGTGGATGACCGCCGGCAGCGGCCTCGTGCATTCGGAGATGCCGGAGCAGGAGGCGGGCCGCATGCGCGGCTTCCAGCTGTGGGTGAACCTGCCGGCAAAGGACAAGATGGCCGCGCCGCGCTACCAGGAGTTCGGCCCCGAGCGCATCCCGGTGGTGCATCCGGCCGAGGGCATCGAGGTCAAGGTCATCGCCGGCCAGGTCGGCGACGTGACCGGCCCGATCGCGCAGCCGGCCACCGATCCGCTGTATCTCGACGTGCTGCTGGACACCGGTCGCGAGTGGACCCATCTGCTGCCCGACGGCCACAACGCCTTCGTCTACGTCTACGAAGGTGCGCTGAGGGTGGGCGAGGGCGAGGACGCACGGCTGCTGGCCGCGCAGGAGCTGGCCGTGCTCGGCGGCGGTGACGTGTTGCGCATGCATGCCGACGCCGCGACCCGCGCGATCGTCGTCGCCGGTCGCCCGTTGCGCGAGCCGGTGGCCCGCCACGGACCATTCGTCATGAATACCCGCGAGGAACTGATGCAGGCGTTCGTCGACTTCCAGGAAGGCAGGTTCTAG
- a CDS encoding TfoX/Sxy family protein, which translates to MATDQDFIAYVTEQVGLGSRLTSRRMFGEYALYLDGKVVAFACDNSLFVKPSAAATALAPGLPQRPPYPGAKDYPVADELLDDTDALRQLITETAALMPAPKPAKPRRTKPAGQARGPAV; encoded by the coding sequence ATGGCCACCGATCAGGACTTCATCGCGTACGTCACGGAACAGGTTGGTCTGGGCAGCCGCCTGACATCCAGGAGGATGTTCGGCGAATACGCGCTCTACCTGGACGGCAAGGTCGTCGCCTTTGCGTGTGACAACAGCCTGTTCGTCAAGCCATCGGCCGCTGCGACTGCGCTCGCTCCCGGGCTGCCCCAGCGGCCACCGTACCCGGGCGCGAAGGATTATCCTGTGGCCGACGAGCTGCTCGACGACACCGACGCGCTTCGACAGCTCATTACGGAAACCGCAGCGCTCATGCCGGCGCCCAAGCCAGCCAAGCCTCGAAGGACAAAACCGGCTGGGCAGGCTCGAGGACCCGCCGTCTGA
- a CDS encoding putative quinol monooxygenase, whose product MTQLALIIKHKVLPGRRDEVRAVWERHMAPAVAGNPGHAAYFYCFDNADPDSISAFQVYRNAEASQQFLATDSYAAYVKDVEPLLVGPPQVTALTPVWTKMA is encoded by the coding sequence ATGACGCAGCTGGCACTCATCATCAAGCACAAGGTTCTGCCGGGCAGACGCGATGAGGTTCGGGCGGTCTGGGAGAGACACATGGCACCCGCGGTCGCGGGCAATCCCGGCCACGCCGCGTACTTCTACTGCTTCGATAATGCGGATCCGGATTCGATCAGCGCGTTCCAGGTGTATCGGAACGCCGAAGCATCGCAACAGTTCCTCGCGACAGACAGTTACGCGGCGTATGTGAAGGACGTCGAGCCGCTCCTGGTCGGCCCGCCGCAGGTGACGGCCCTGACGCCGGTGTGGACCAAGATGGCCTGA
- a CDS encoding GFA family protein — MDKKQPSPSLDGSCHCGAVRITLPEVPDTATSCNCSLCRRTGGIWAFYGLGTVSIQGHPENTERYIWGDRTLVNFRCKGCGIITHWEPLDAAPGARHGVNLRNFEPELLESVIVRRFDGAKTWKFLD, encoded by the coding sequence GTGGACAAGAAGCAGCCCTCGCCATCGTTGGACGGCTCCTGTCACTGCGGCGCAGTGCGCATCACCCTGCCGGAGGTCCCGGACACGGCGACCAGCTGCAACTGCTCGCTGTGTCGGCGCACTGGCGGCATATGGGCGTTCTACGGACTTGGCACCGTCTCCATCCAGGGCCATCCTGAGAACACCGAACGCTACATCTGGGGCGATCGGACCCTGGTCAACTTCCGGTGCAAGGGCTGCGGGATCATCACCCATTGGGAGCCGCTCGACGCTGCACCGGGCGCTCGCCACGGCGTGAACCTGCGGAACTTCGAGCCCGAGCTGCTGGAGTCGGTGATCGTCAGGCGCTTCGATGGGGCAAAGACCTGGAAGTTCCTGGATTGA
- a CDS encoding SixA phosphatase family protein — protein sequence MRLLLLPILLLLSACAGVPKPGSDTVFIVVRHAEKAAAPADDPPLSEAGRARAQALATLLADVPLSAIYSTPTRRTRETARPVAAAKGLEVREYDGGKPPTETVTVLHLRHVGQQVLVVGHSNTVPMLVSTLCACPVPPIDETVYGQVYEVRIRADGETRLSMRGF from the coding sequence ATGCGCCTGCTGCTGTTGCCGATCCTGCTCCTACTTTCCGCCTGTGCCGGGGTGCCGAAGCCCGGTTCGGACACGGTGTTCATCGTGGTGCGCCATGCAGAGAAGGCAGCGGCTCCGGCGGACGACCCGCCACTCAGCGAGGCGGGGCGCGCGCGGGCGCAGGCGTTGGCCACGTTGCTGGCCGACGTGCCTTTGTCGGCCATCTACTCCACCCCCACCCGCCGCACGCGCGAGACCGCGCGCCCGGTGGCCGCTGCAAAGGGGCTCGAGGTACGCGAGTACGACGGCGGCAAGCCGCCGACCGAAACGGTCACGGTGTTGCACCTGCGCCATGTCGGCCAGCAGGTGCTGGTGGTCGGCCACAGCAATACCGTGCCGATGCTGGTGTCCACCCTGTGCGCCTGCCCGGTGCCGCCGATCGACGAGACCGTCTACGGGCAGGTCTACGAAGTCCGCATCCGCGCCGATGGCGAAACCCGCCTGTCGATGCGCGGGTTCTGA